The Paenibacillus pabuli DNA segment CCTCACCTGAAGGCAAATTCCCCGATTCACCAGGGTTCAAATACATTCCCGTGCTGGGTACTCCGCTTCGATCCTTGATGGAGAAAGACAGACTGTGCCCTTCCTTTTCAATCCGGACCTGGCTGCCCTCGGTTAATAAAGCTGTTACCTTCTCGGTCAGTGCCTTCACCTGAGGATATTCGGCTGTAATGGCACCATTCATGAACATATCCTCTGTCATGCCAGGCATGGTAGCGACCCGTGTACCTGAAGCAGCGGCCTGTTTCCGGGCCTGTGTATGGGTTAAGGAGTATCTCGTCACACATACGGCTACATCGGCTTGGATCATGGCTTGTGCAATAGGTACAGGCGGTTCTTCTCCGGATCTGCTCCGTTCCGCCATAATCATCAGCACGGATTCCGCTCCAAGTGCTTTTCCCGCCTCATAAATGGATTCTGCGAGTTCCCTTTTGGCATCGTCCGCCACAACCACGAGACTCTCACCTTCACGCAGCCCCAGGCATTCGATCAAGACATTTTTACTGATTTCCACACGTTGCTGATTCATTTCACTAATCTCTCCTGTCATTGGTAAACCCCTTTGTACTCCTATACGCTTGAATTGACCCTTTCGACAATCTGTACGGAATTCCTGCACATTCCCAACTCGGACCGAAATTCGAAATCAACGTATCGGTTCTGACCATTTGGCAAGAATCGCCGCCGTTTCCCTGTATTGAAAGACCGGAAAGTAGTGCCCGTAAGGGATATCAATCCGACTAAACTGTGGATTCATGTCCTCAGGGTAGTGATATTCCCGATCTTCATTGGCCCAAACCACCAATGTACTATTGGCGAGATCTGCCCGCTTCCATGGGCTTATCCAAGACGTTGAGGTATCACTTTTTATTTTGCCGGAGTAAATCCATCGTAACAAGTCGGCATGTGCTCCCGCTACTCGCGGGGATTGCAGACTTGACTTGATTTTTCCAGCCAGTGTGGACTCCGTAATGGTACCTTCTTCTTGGGTACGGTGTACATCTAACATGTGCCTCCAGCTTTTCTCTGCCCTTCGACTGAGCAGGGTACGGATCGTTCCTCTTGGCAAACGGGAAACCCACCGCAGCATGTTTGGATTCGTATTGTGAGCGACGGGCTGCAGCAAACCAAGACGGATATCCGTTCGTCCACTGCGGAGCACCGCCGCAGATGCAATCGCTGCACCTATAGAATGGCCTACCATCTTCATCGGACCTTCAAACTCGCCAATGGCCGTAAGCAGTGCATCAACCTGACCTTCAAAAGCCTCCTCCCCATTATGTACAGGAGAACGTCCGAACCCCGCCAGATCAACCAGCCAGACCGGGCTGCCAGTCAACTGATGGAGCTGTTCTCCCAGAGGCAGCATTTCATCCGCACAATTCAGCATTCCATGCACAATTAGCCACGGTTCACCTTCGCCCTTCCGGCCAAGCGCTGCCAAGTTTCCAACCCGGGTGCGGGTCCAACCGGAAGGCAGACTTTCATAAGATTTATGGCTAAGACGATAATCCAGATCTGCCGTAATGAACGGAAGCTGCTCCCGGATATCCGGCCATGTTTGCCCCATGCGTTTAAATACATCTTCTGTCTCTTCCACATGCCATATTCTGTCTGTAATAAAGGAAACCGATTCGGCAGGGACACCGCTGATCCTTGCCCCTCCTGATTTCATTGCAAATTGCATCCATGATAATGGTACAGCCCATTTGGGATTTGGCACGTCCAGCTGCTTCGCAAGAAGATGAAGAAGGTCCGTCATGTTGGGACTGTTCTCCTTGCGTGCCAGAAGTGGATAGGTCCCGCCTGTTGGGGCTTTCTCTTTGGTTAGGAAAACCAGAGTCCGCCCAACCACATCATTTTCCACTAACGGTAGCCAGTAAGATGCACCTCCGGGTACAACAGGCATAAGCCTTTTTTGCATCGCCTGGATGAGCAGACCGATACCACCTGTTTGCTCGGTCTCGCCTGTGGGACGCGGT contains these protein-coding regions:
- a CDS encoding alpha/beta fold hydrolase, encoding MNINSTYLKTTDMMLTHKVDSMAASIIFMTGSTGFIGKEAVKQLIDENVKLLLLIRSESKARKGLTSYGITDFSRITFVQGDLSVEGLGLTATDRKRALEADVIIHVGGTMDVTLERKVAEQIFMNGAREVAGLAEEIQRIRGLRHFIHVVGFMSPYGLRNEKGEGMPAVNVAPNESAYEEMKFHADLYLREHAEKYEYPLSVVNPSTVVGPRPTGETEQTGGIGLLIQAMQKRLMPVVPGGASYWLPLVENDVVGRTLVFLTKEKAPTGGTYPLLARKENSPNMTDLLHLLAKQLDVPNPKWAVPLSWMQFAMKSGGARISGVPAESVSFITDRIWHVEETEDVFKRMGQTWPDIREQLPFITADLDYRLSHKSYESLPSGWTRTRVGNLAALGRKGEGEPWLIVHGMLNCADEMLPLGEQLHQLTGSPVWLVDLAGFGRSPVHNGEEAFEGQVDALLTAIGEFEGPMKMVGHSIGAAIASAAVLRSGRTDIRLGLLQPVAHNTNPNMLRWVSRLPRGTIRTLLSRRAEKSWRHMLDVHRTQEEGTITESTLAGKIKSSLQSPRVAGAHADLLRWIYSGKIKSDTSTSWISPWKRADLANSTLVVWANEDREYHYPEDMNPQFSRIDIPYGHYFPVFQYRETAAILAKWSEPIR
- a CDS encoding aminopeptidase, whose product is MNQQRVEISKNVLIECLGLREGESLVVVADDAKRELAESIYEAGKALGAESVLMIMAERSRSGEEPPVPIAQAMIQADVAVCVTRYSLTHTQARKQAAASGTRVATMPGMTEDMFMNGAITAEYPQVKALTEKVTALLTEGSQVRIEKEGHSLSFSIKDRSGVPSTGMYLNPGESGNLPSGEAFIAPVEWTGEGSIVVDGSVAGIGALREPMTLKVEEGRLVSAEGPDGQQLLTILGEGDGRYLGEFGIGTNNKARITGVVLEDEKVYGTIHVAFGSNNTFGGTIAAGVHIDAVVQKPDVYIDDKLIMKQGELVN